A window of the Elgaria multicarinata webbii isolate HBS135686 ecotype San Diego chromosome 22, rElgMul1.1.pri, whole genome shotgun sequence genome harbors these coding sequences:
- the LOC134412808 gene encoding uncharacterized protein C2orf72 homolog: MSKEGPGPVKPPKTSPVCLPGPGEKILQDFQVLVQKVGGRPEVLLIGETLEGQDIHGMMTSFVQDLFSATCQPVHPADALKEPCSAACSMGGKQCQLVFFLCRASCMKDKQAELHKVLKEVKKLVQKSPCALVGIIMEPTAGEAEAARAELLRLLRGVFPKAPKRGKAASSKGDRGKGGPMELEDVEVEAEVYVPGQPRGNLAIMKAACRASDALTNRGLPDEVSKDPLTVAGSSRVLTIFKGLVWTGCVAGLASAAGWYLYQQGLIPPDMIPVGFFPFA, from the exons ATGAGCAAGGAGGGTCCGGGGCCGGTGAAGCCCCCCAAGACGTCCCCAGTATGCCTCCCAGGCCCCGGGGAGAAGATCCTGCAGGACTTCCAGGTCCTGGTGCAAAAGGTGGGGGGCCGGCCTGAGGTGCTGCTCATCGGGGAGACCCTGGAAGGCCAGGACATCCACGGCATGATGACCTCCTTCGTCCAGGACCTCTTCTCCGCCACCTGCCAGCCGGTCCACCCCGCGGATGCCCTCAAGGAGCCCTGCAGCGCCGCCTGCTCCATGGGCGGCAAACAGTGCCAGCTGGTCTTCTTCCTGTGCCGCGCCTCGTGCATGAAGGACAAGCAGGCCGAGCTGCACAAGGTGCTCAAGGAGGTGAAGAAGCTGGTGCAGAAGTCCCCCTGCGCCCTGGTGGGCATCATCATGGAGCCCACCGCCGGGGAGGCCGAGGCGGCACGCGCCGAGCTGCTCCGTCTGCTCCGCGGCGTCTTCCCCAAGGCCCCGAAGCGGGGCAAGGCGGCCTCCAGCAAGGGGGACCGGGGCAAAGGCGGGCCGATGGAGCTGGAAGACGTGGAGGTGGAAGCGGAGGTCTACGTGCCGGGCCAGCCACGGGGGAACTTGGCCATCATGAAGGCGGCTTGCCGCGCCTCGGACGCCCTGACCAACAGAG GTTTGCCGGACGAGGTCTCTAAGGATCCACTAACCGTTGCAGGTTCTTCCAGGGTCTTGACCATCTTCAAGGGCCTCGTCTGGACCGGGTGCGTGGCTGGCCTGGCTTCCGCGGCAGGGTGGTACTTGTACCAGCAAGGCCTCATCCCGCCCGACATGATCCCCGTAGGCTTCTTCCCCTTTGCATGA